Proteins encoded in a region of the Mycolicibacterium chitae genome:
- a CDS encoding PE-PPE domain-containing protein has protein sequence MRTFKSANKESARARRRRLGGARTKKVALSGLAAVSAMAISVVPFSAEAATYIVGAPDWLGINNIDSDAEAIYNAILNDRTEPLATLVGWGTGGVALNPQWVQWYNPNLGGLNLGDIDLGDLSAGDLAALIGQLDLDELTNSERDQYYTPRHEGQIGTEEVMVDNPAYQAAFEAALAQVMQEDRDAILEADKINITLSYTVQEPGWWNDGYTVPIVGTRLSLRSLLGNWSSQQIGGQSLGAPITTTVTIDNPFKGDPEALDAFLETGVYEGSYPVEIDPAELGLTKPGNPLPSWVPNRNSLWNSAWNWLTDQMGTIDVGNVDYDFDRTMFGLPGASWDERAEALIDPSIPQEISETRPVYGWIPGGWTTNTLGQWVSPTNDIIGLQDLDLEALLEGDLSSLGALAGMSTRDLAYYLSGDLGFLAPLLNWTAYVYNTNLIGYGDGAIAAGLAYQKFIDAVQSGEIKAGEPQTDGRYIVITTDEDGNRVVREQNYSAGDGGWDEVITSYPLPDDLNFPDMPTDEDGNPLYPAYTEVEGGVIDLHLFTLALLRNPGRANGGLYARFAPLYEQLTGNNPVSPDSQNVLPEGLEGLDIAKLLLGEGGVPDFEIDDLGNLVAILESADGKPMVITIKTDLTWQYDLLSDAPVTANPLAWANSAAAALLAVNLASALVNYEDSDIDFEHYVADDGTIYGTVTMDQLPLLSPIRLLAGAIETATGEDINTPFADAFEPLLKTLTNVAYTDWERVENADGTISYERTLDQMHKHTLFGTQTMTPAERAQLAGDVIAILGAGLGAEITDVNGRFLARVEKLLGEIDAELPSELREAWVKSVPVLGNAITEVSSKFGSGVSDVLTEVADAVDLTEHKEIEAPSSGNEQQQTQLVSGQRDSGNEAKAAKPAAETVASTDTEDQGELDPTDGADSELVLVDEAAGSQSDSSAVSKTRAQQSIAKVRADLKEARDDVRADVKKASDRAKKAVKKAGDDIKKSVKDTADKVKKAVTPKKKSEKKADNSSDSDD, from the coding sequence ATGCGCACGTTCAAGTCAGCAAACAAGGAGAGCGCGCGAGCGCGCCGTCGTCGGCTCGGCGGCGCCAGGACCAAGAAGGTCGCGTTGAGCGGTCTGGCCGCGGTGAGCGCCATGGCCATCAGCGTCGTCCCGTTCTCGGCGGAGGCCGCGACCTACATCGTCGGGGCACCGGATTGGTTGGGCATCAACAACATCGACAGCGACGCCGAGGCGATCTACAACGCGATCTTGAACGACCGCACTGAGCCACTGGCTACTTTGGTCGGGTGGGGGACCGGCGGTGTCGCGCTCAACCCCCAGTGGGTGCAGTGGTACAACCCGAACCTCGGTGGCCTGAACCTGGGCGACATTGACCTCGGTGACCTGTCCGCCGGCGATCTTGCGGCACTGATAGGTCAGTTGGATCTCGACGAACTGACCAACTCCGAGCGCGACCAGTACTACACGCCGCGCCACGAGGGCCAGATAGGGACCGAGGAGGTGATGGTCGACAACCCGGCGTATCAGGCTGCGTTCGAGGCCGCCCTGGCCCAGGTCATGCAAGAGGACCGCGACGCGATTCTCGAGGCGGACAAGATCAACATCACCCTCTCCTACACGGTGCAGGAACCCGGCTGGTGGAACGACGGATACACGGTCCCTATCGTTGGCACCAGACTCAGTCTTCGGAGTCTGCTCGGTAACTGGTCTAGCCAGCAGATCGGCGGCCAGTCGCTCGGCGCGCCGATCACGACTACCGTCACGATCGACAACCCGTTCAAGGGTGACCCCGAGGCTCTCGACGCCTTCTTGGAAACGGGCGTGTACGAGGGCTCATATCCGGTGGAGATCGACCCCGCGGAGTTGGGACTGACGAAGCCGGGCAACCCGCTGCCGTCGTGGGTGCCCAACCGTAACTCCCTCTGGAACAGCGCCTGGAACTGGCTGACCGATCAAATGGGAACCATCGACGTCGGTAACGTCGACTACGACTTCGACCGCACCATGTTCGGACTGCCCGGCGCGAGCTGGGACGAGCGCGCCGAGGCGCTGATCGATCCGAGCATCCCGCAGGAGATTTCCGAGACCCGACCCGTTTACGGTTGGATCCCGGGCGGTTGGACCACCAACACCCTCGGGCAGTGGGTTTCTCCGACCAACGACATCATCGGACTGCAGGACCTGGACCTCGAGGCTCTGCTCGAAGGAGATCTGTCCAGCCTGGGCGCGCTGGCCGGGATGAGCACGCGGGATCTGGCCTACTACCTGTCGGGTGATCTGGGATTCCTTGCCCCGCTGCTGAACTGGACCGCGTACGTCTACAACACCAACCTGATCGGCTACGGCGACGGCGCCATCGCCGCCGGGCTGGCGTACCAGAAGTTCATCGACGCGGTGCAGTCCGGTGAGATCAAGGCCGGCGAACCGCAGACCGACGGCCGCTACATCGTCATCACCACCGACGAGGACGGCAACCGCGTTGTGCGCGAGCAGAACTACAGTGCGGGCGACGGCGGCTGGGACGAGGTCATCACGTCCTACCCGCTGCCGGACGACTTGAACTTCCCGGACATGCCGACCGACGAGGACGGCAATCCGCTCTACCCGGCCTACACCGAGGTCGAGGGCGGGGTGATCGACCTTCACCTGTTCACCTTGGCTTTGCTGCGTAACCCGGGCCGCGCCAACGGCGGTCTATACGCCCGCTTCGCACCGCTCTACGAGCAGCTCACGGGCAACAACCCGGTGTCCCCGGACAGCCAGAACGTCCTGCCGGAGGGCCTGGAGGGCCTCGACATCGCCAAACTGCTGCTCGGCGAGGGCGGCGTACCGGACTTCGAGATCGACGACCTGGGCAACCTGGTGGCCATCCTGGAGAGTGCCGACGGCAAGCCCATGGTCATCACCATCAAGACGGACCTGACGTGGCAGTACGACCTGCTCTCCGATGCTCCGGTGACCGCGAATCCGTTGGCGTGGGCCAACTCTGCCGCGGCCGCGCTGCTGGCGGTGAACCTGGCCTCCGCGCTGGTGAACTACGAAGACAGCGATATTGACTTCGAGCACTACGTCGCCGACGACGGCACCATCTACGGCACCGTCACCATGGACCAGTTGCCGCTGCTGTCGCCGATCCGCCTGCTGGCCGGGGCGATCGAGACCGCCACCGGTGAGGACATCAACACCCCGTTCGCCGACGCCTTCGAGCCGCTGCTGAAGACGCTGACGAACGTGGCCTACACCGACTGGGAGCGCGTGGAGAACGCCGACGGCACCATCTCCTACGAGCGCACGCTGGACCAGATGCACAAGCACACGCTGTTCGGTACGCAGACGATGACTCCGGCGGAGCGCGCGCAGCTGGCCGGCGATGTGATCGCCATCCTGGGCGCGGGTCTGGGTGCGGAGATCACCGACGTCAACGGTCGCTTCCTGGCGCGGGTGGAGAAGCTGCTCGGTGAGATCGATGCCGAGTTGCCGTCCGAGCTGCGGGAGGCGTGGGTCAAGTCGGTGCCGGTGCTGGGCAACGCCATCACCGAGGTGAGCTCGAAATTCGGCTCGGGGGTGAGCGATGTGCTCACCGAGGTGGCCGATGCGGTGGATCTGACCGAGCACAAGGAGATCGAGGCGCCGTCCTCGGGCAACGAGCAGCAGCAGACGCAGCTGGTCTCGGGGCAGCGTGACTCGGGCAACGAGGCCAAGGCGGCCAAGCCGGCCGCCGAGACCGTCGCCTCCACCGACACCGAGGACCAGGGCGAGCTGGATCCGACCGACGGTGCCGACAGCGAGTTGGTGCTTGTCGACGAGGCCGCCGGTTCGCAGTCCGATTCGAGTGCGGTGTCCAAGACGCGGGCCCAGCAGTCGATCGCGAAGGTGCGGGCTGATCTGAAGGAGGCTCGCGATGATGTGCGGGCTGATGTCAAGAAGGCCAGTGACCGTGCGAAGAAGGCGGTGAAGAAGGCCGGCGACGACATCAAGAAGTCGGTCAAGGACACCGCGGACAAGGTCAAGAAGGCCGTGACCCCGAAGAAGAAGTCCGAGAAGAAGGCCGACAATTCGTCCGACTCCGACGACTGA
- a CDS encoding PE-PPE domain-containing protein: MTNSVPTPPRLAKAKAAAVTAAAVAATAALTIGGTTAASSAVLADRDQAVSTSLSQDVALSASIGIYPVGPGAQIARLFGAGTPEGALRTLGSVAALIPGEQGESFRATLDALAATLEAAQEGITLLPPDLIPDSLNTVLRALIPLLPDLNSGIELALPEIAVPALGPAGTYDAVAGLEGDAGTQLLLTVLKSAQLNTGLLDVIPGALLPDNIEAVIDLLQMVPLNVPGQVIDVGVDLDLPWPLPDIDIDLFELFSSSADRIAIIPTFGLGGTNAAITAPSFLKEEQFAKTVVLIIPIRNTSRPGGGILAMLTPLSSLVGINMSNVDGTKGNGNVTFWDITAAYDIMSDAPSTIFNPVAWANSATGALMPTYLIPQNVEQLAAVVEDIVSGNISLDTVLQLLAAGDITELFHDNVGQDGNLYITYDSGNLPLLEPFQFLPRTISYLPGFDISTPGSESFNGFLTQLVAMGYQDVNLTGAGVGQIPTFVRGFDEGGTQAKFWTNPVSFEAGLQAPQALFNALIGDGVETGITGNLLRPEDQELKLFGSSAIGDAVYRNALTVAVAGFLRDALLELKSQLNPLFDAVDSNAALVSFAKQLDQAAAQADNLLADAGDSIRDLGIDLSGPLMDGNRAFNNLIGGNPVGAAEGLSGLSALSANEDQDKVSVAAAREEAPDAEIAEEEAPTVPEAGTGADFLANTALAERAEKVADALNPRKALQAAADEAGDRAEKRVTKTQNSLRKANERTALVGKELREGDVVGAAKQVGANVQNRVDRLKKDVDNGLSKLRGSHKDSEKNNDDNKSAKKADTNKDAA, encoded by the coding sequence ATGACGAACTCGGTTCCCACCCCGCCCCGTTTGGCGAAGGCCAAAGCCGCCGCCGTCACCGCCGCGGCTGTTGCAGCGACGGCGGCCTTGACCATTGGTGGGACCACCGCCGCATCGAGTGCTGTGCTCGCCGATCGCGACCAGGCGGTCTCGACGTCGCTGAGCCAGGACGTGGCGCTGTCGGCGTCGATCGGCATCTACCCGGTGGGGCCGGGCGCTCAGATCGCCCGGCTGTTTGGTGCGGGCACCCCTGAGGGTGCGCTGCGGACACTCGGGTCGGTCGCCGCGCTCATCCCCGGTGAGCAGGGTGAGTCCTTCCGGGCGACCTTAGACGCCCTGGCTGCGACTCTGGAAGCTGCGCAGGAGGGGATCACACTTCTGCCGCCGGATTTGATCCCCGACTCGTTGAACACGGTACTGCGGGCTCTGATACCACTGCTGCCCGATCTCAATAGCGGCATCGAACTCGCTCTTCCGGAGATCGCGGTACCTGCACTGGGACCCGCAGGAACTTACGACGCGGTTGCCGGCCTCGAAGGGGATGCCGGTACTCAGTTGCTGCTCACTGTGTTGAAATCGGCGCAATTGAACACTGGTCTGCTCGACGTCATCCCGGGTGCATTGTTGCCCGACAACATCGAGGCGGTCATTGACCTCCTGCAGATGGTCCCGCTGAACGTTCCGGGGCAGGTCATCGATGTCGGCGTCGATCTCGACCTACCCTGGCCGCTCCCAGACATTGACATCGACTTATTCGAACTTTTCTCGTCCTCGGCCGACAGAATCGCGATCATCCCCACCTTTGGTCTCGGCGGCACGAACGCCGCGATCACCGCGCCGTCGTTCCTGAAGGAAGAGCAGTTCGCAAAGACCGTCGTCCTGATCATCCCGATCCGAAACACGTCGCGGCCGGGTGGCGGCATCCTGGCGATGCTGACTCCGCTCTCGAGCCTGGTGGGCATCAACATGTCCAACGTCGACGGGACTAAGGGCAACGGCAACGTCACCTTCTGGGACATCACCGCGGCCTACGACATCATGTCGGACGCGCCGTCCACGATCTTCAATCCGGTCGCGTGGGCGAACTCCGCTACCGGCGCGCTGATGCCGACGTACCTGATCCCACAGAACGTTGAGCAACTCGCCGCTGTGGTCGAGGACATCGTCAGCGGCAACATCAGCCTGGACACCGTGTTGCAACTGCTGGCCGCCGGCGACATCACCGAGCTCTTCCACGACAATGTGGGCCAGGACGGCAACCTCTACATCACCTACGACTCCGGGAACCTGCCGCTGCTCGAACCGTTCCAGTTCTTGCCGCGGACCATCAGCTACCTGCCCGGCTTCGACATCTCCACACCGGGCAGCGAGTCATTCAACGGCTTTCTGACCCAGCTGGTCGCCATGGGCTACCAGGATGTGAATTTGACCGGCGCCGGTGTCGGTCAGATCCCGACGTTTGTCCGCGGCTTCGATGAGGGCGGCACCCAGGCGAAGTTCTGGACCAACCCGGTCAGCTTCGAAGCCGGGTTGCAGGCTCCGCAGGCCCTGTTCAATGCGCTCATCGGCGATGGTGTGGAGACCGGTATCACCGGCAACCTCCTGAGGCCGGAGGACCAGGAGCTGAAGCTGTTCGGCAGCTCGGCCATCGGTGATGCGGTATACCGCAACGCGTTGACCGTGGCGGTCGCCGGCTTCCTGCGCGACGCCTTGCTTGAGCTCAAGAGCCAGTTGAACCCGCTGTTCGACGCGGTCGACAGCAATGCGGCCCTCGTTTCCTTCGCCAAGCAACTCGACCAAGCCGCCGCGCAAGCCGACAACCTGCTGGCCGATGCAGGCGACAGCATCCGGGACCTCGGGATCGATCTGTCCGGCCCGCTGATGGATGGCAACCGTGCCTTCAACAACCTGATTGGTGGAAACCCCGTCGGGGCGGCCGAGGGCCTGAGCGGACTTTCCGCGCTCTCGGCCAACGAGGACCAGGACAAGGTGTCGGTCGCGGCCGCCCGTGAGGAAGCGCCTGATGCCGAGATTGCGGAAGAAGAAGCCCCGACTGTGCCGGAAGCCGGCACCGGCGCGGACTTCCTTGCCAATACTGCGCTGGCTGAGCGTGCCGAGAAGGTCGCGGACGCCCTCAACCCGCGCAAGGCACTGCAGGCGGCCGCCGACGAAGCCGGTGACCGTGCGGAGAAGCGAGTCACAAAGACGCAGAACAGCCTTCGCAAGGCCAACGAGCGCACGGCGCTTGTCGGCAAGGAGCTGCGTGAGGGTGACGTGGTAGGCGCAGCAAAGCAGGTGGGCGCCAACGTGCAGAACCGTGTCGACCGACTGAAGAAGGACGTCGACAATGGTCTGAGCAAGCTGCGCGGTAGCCACAAGGACAGCGAGAAGAACAACGACGACAACAAGTCCGCGAAGAAGGCGGACACCAATAAGGACGCCGCCTAA
- a CDS encoding SDR family NAD(P)-dependent oxidoreductase, with protein MPAVLVTGAARGIGRAITAHLGALGWDVVAGVRSEADAAAIGSLPRVSPIMLDVADSAHIAALDDGLPQRLDAVVNNAGIVVGGPLETVALDDLRRQLEVNVVGQLAVTQAVLPRLRAARGRVVFISSVNGQISVPLLGAYCASKFALEAAADALRMELQPWHIDVSVVEPAQTATDMWETAPQTADDLESAMTAEQRVLYAKHVAGFRKMIPLSQRVAVQPQTVAEVVEEALTAKRPNARYTMGLVPSLQLAVMKNVPSFVSDLLVRKLFGQP; from the coding sequence ATGCCTGCTGTCCTGGTGACCGGAGCCGCCCGTGGTATCGGCCGGGCGATCACGGCGCACCTTGGGGCGCTGGGCTGGGACGTCGTCGCCGGGGTGCGCAGCGAGGCCGATGCCGCGGCCATCGGATCCCTGCCGCGGGTGAGCCCGATCATGCTCGACGTTGCGGATTCCGCACATATCGCGGCCCTGGATGACGGATTGCCGCAGCGGCTGGACGCGGTGGTCAACAATGCGGGCATCGTGGTGGGTGGACCCCTGGAGACCGTCGCCCTCGACGATCTGCGCCGCCAGCTCGAGGTCAACGTGGTGGGGCAGCTGGCCGTGACGCAGGCGGTGTTGCCGAGGCTGCGCGCCGCCCGCGGACGAGTTGTATTCATTTCCAGTGTGAACGGCCAGATTTCGGTTCCGCTGCTCGGCGCGTACTGCGCGTCGAAGTTCGCCCTCGAGGCCGCCGCCGACGCGCTGCGAATGGAGTTGCAGCCGTGGCACATTGACGTCAGCGTGGTGGAGCCGGCGCAAACCGCGACCGATATGTGGGAGACCGCGCCGCAAACCGCCGACGATCTGGAGTCGGCCATGACCGCCGAACAGCGCGTGCTGTACGCGAAACACGTTGCGGGATTTAGAAAGATGATCCCGCTGTCGCAGCGGGTGGCCGTGCAGCCGCAGACCGTCGCCGAGGTGGTCGAGGAGGCGCTGACCGCCAAGCGCCCGAACGCGCGGTACACCATGGGCCTGGTCCCGAGCCTGCAGCTGGCCGTGATGAAGAACGTGCCGTCATTCGTCTCCGACCTGCTGGTGCGGAAGTTGTTCGGCCAGCCGTAG
- a CDS encoding YoaK family protein: MAVASPVSEKLTTAALLLLTFATGLVDAVSVLILGHVFVANMTGNVIFLGFWFVPHSGVDLTAAVVAFVGFLAGTVLSGRFARHLAQRTRLWLTVTFGVEAVLLMVLAGLAGAGVLDYNDNSKLILIAGLALAFGSQNAAARQFGVQELSTTVLTSTIVGLGVDSRLAGGTGERERLRYTVVFTMLAGAAVGATMTRFTVAPVIALAAAVVLTALLIFRYGPAVDS; this comes from the coding sequence ATGGCCGTCGCCTCCCCGGTGTCTGAGAAACTCACCACCGCAGCGCTGCTACTTCTCACCTTTGCGACCGGCCTCGTCGACGCCGTCAGCGTCCTGATTCTCGGCCACGTCTTCGTCGCCAACATGACCGGCAACGTGATCTTTCTGGGCTTCTGGTTCGTGCCGCATTCCGGCGTGGACCTGACTGCGGCCGTGGTGGCGTTCGTGGGATTCCTGGCCGGCACGGTCCTCAGTGGCCGGTTCGCCCGGCACCTGGCGCAGCGGACGCGGTTGTGGCTCACGGTGACGTTCGGCGTCGAAGCGGTGTTGCTGATGGTGCTGGCGGGATTGGCCGGCGCCGGGGTGCTGGATTACAACGACAACAGCAAGCTGATCTTGATCGCGGGCCTGGCGTTGGCCTTCGGTTCGCAGAACGCGGCCGCACGCCAGTTCGGGGTGCAGGAACTGAGCACCACGGTGCTGACGTCGACGATCGTGGGCCTGGGCGTGGACTCCCGGCTGGCCGGCGGCACGGGGGAGCGTGAAAGGCTGCGCTACACCGTGGTTTTCACGATGCTGGCCGGCGCCGCGGTGGGAGCGACGATGACGCGGTTCACCGTGGCGCCGGTGATTGCGCTGGCCGCGGCCGTGGTGCTGACGGCGCTGCTCATTTTCCGGTACGGCCCGGCGGTGGATTCGTGA
- a CDS encoding fatty acyl-AMP ligase: MGRDPLADSAAHADVRVEDYVRADGTIAIPDGITLTSFLDRNRAIYGDQPSYRFLDYSSDADGRVVELSWNGLWSRVCAVGARLQQLTAPGDRVAILAPQGVDYVAAFFAAIHAGTVAVPLFAPSLAGQNERLSAVLADAKPTVVLTTSGAAESVRKVLKSIAAAERPRVIAVDALPDSVAEMFSTPTLGTDDVAYLQYTSGSTRTPAGVQITHRNVCTNVIQMILAGELDMSIRSVSWLPLYHDMGLIMIMFPALCGGHITLMDPMAFVRRPYRWIKQLGIEAAHGRTFAAAPNFAYELAAERGLPPQGETLNLTNVVTLLNGSEPVTLTSIEKFTTAFAPYGLPATAIKPSYGMAEATLSVASIAPSAAARARHFDREQLSAGRAVTVDAAAPGAVEHVSCGNAIPNQWVVITDGDGNEVPEGTVGEIWLHGNNVGHGYFGRTDETERVFGNKLQTRLETDSHATGVAENGYWLATGDLGTYVDGELYLTGRIKDLVILDGTNHYPTDIETTVSLASPAVRAGYVAAFSVPGERGEQLVIVAERAAGAGRVEPATVVDAVRAAVSRLHQVRIADFRFVAAGTIPRTTSGKLARSACRNEYLAGKFDRYATA, from the coding sequence ATGGGTCGGGATCCCCTTGCTGACAGTGCTGCACATGCCGATGTCCGAGTCGAGGACTACGTCCGCGCCGACGGCACCATCGCGATTCCGGACGGCATCACGCTGACCTCCTTCCTGGATCGCAACCGCGCGATCTACGGTGATCAGCCGTCCTACCGATTCCTCGACTACTCCAGCGACGCCGACGGCCGCGTCGTCGAACTCAGCTGGAACGGACTGTGGTCCCGGGTCTGCGCCGTCGGCGCCCGCCTCCAACAGCTCACCGCCCCGGGTGACCGGGTGGCGATCCTGGCCCCGCAGGGTGTCGACTACGTCGCCGCCTTCTTCGCCGCCATCCACGCCGGCACCGTCGCGGTGCCGCTGTTCGCGCCGAGCCTCGCCGGCCAGAACGAACGGCTCTCGGCGGTCCTGGCCGACGCCAAACCCACCGTGGTGCTCACCACCAGCGGCGCGGCCGAATCGGTGCGCAAGGTGCTCAAGTCCATCGCCGCCGCCGAACGCCCCCGCGTGATCGCGGTCGACGCGCTGCCCGACAGCGTTGCCGAGATGTTCTCGACGCCGACGCTGGGCACCGACGACGTCGCCTACCTGCAGTACACCTCCGGGTCGACGCGCACCCCGGCCGGCGTGCAGATCACCCACCGCAACGTGTGCACCAACGTCATCCAGATGATCCTGGCCGGCGAGCTGGACATGAGCATCCGCAGCGTCAGCTGGCTGCCGCTGTACCACGACATGGGCCTCATCATGATCATGTTCCCGGCGCTGTGCGGCGGGCACATCACGCTGATGGACCCGATGGCCTTCGTCCGCCGGCCCTACCGCTGGATCAAGCAACTCGGCATCGAAGCCGCCCACGGACGCACCTTCGCGGCCGCGCCGAACTTCGCCTACGAACTCGCCGCCGAACGCGGACTGCCGCCGCAGGGCGAGACGCTGAACCTGACCAACGTGGTCACGCTGCTCAACGGGTCCGAGCCGGTCACCCTGACCTCCATCGAGAAGTTCACGACGGCGTTCGCGCCCTACGGGCTGCCCGCCACCGCCATCAAGCCGTCCTACGGGATGGCCGAGGCCACCCTGTCGGTGGCCAGCATCGCCCCGTCGGCCGCCGCGCGCGCCCGCCACTTCGACCGCGAACAGCTCAGCGCGGGCCGGGCGGTCACCGTCGACGCCGCCGCCCCGGGCGCGGTCGAGCACGTGTCGTGCGGCAACGCCATCCCCAACCAGTGGGTGGTGATCACCGACGGCGACGGCAACGAGGTCCCCGAGGGCACCGTCGGCGAGATCTGGCTGCACGGCAACAACGTCGGCCACGGCTACTTCGGCCGCACCGACGAGACCGAGCGGGTCTTCGGCAACAAGCTGCAGACCCGCCTCGAGACCGACAGCCACGCCACCGGGGTCGCCGAGAACGGCTACTGGTTGGCCACCGGCGATCTGGGCACCTACGTCGACGGCGAGCTGTACCTGACCGGACGCATCAAGGATCTGGTCATCCTCGACGGCACCAACCACTACCCCACCGATATCGAGACGACGGTCAGCCTCGCCTCGCCCGCGGTGCGCGCCGGCTACGTGGCGGCCTTCTCGGTCCCCGGTGAGCGCGGCGAGCAGCTGGTCATCGTCGCCGAGCGCGCCGCCGGGGCCGGACGCGTCGAACCCGCCACGGTGGTCGACGCCGTGCGCGCGGCCGTCTCGCGGCTGCATCAGGTCCGCATCGCGGACTTCCGCTTTGTCGCCGCGGGCACCATCCCGCGCACCACGAGCGGGAAGCTGGCCCGAAGCGCCTGTCGCAACGAGTATCTGGCGGGCAAGTTCGACCGCTACGCCACCGCGTAA
- a CDS encoding mammalian cell entry protein yields MEDQRPGSGDLSDESPRVPQGKRQRAAAAPAEETVPETETETETAPDPDEPVVLVERRPPGRRAGIVIGIAAALFVAAGGFAGAMAQPYIAERATVHTKLQIARTAADAITTLWTYTPDNMDQLANRSARYLAGDFQAEYRKYIDAIVPTNKQAQVTNSTEVVGAAVESLDGSEATAIVYTNSTSTSPLSKNIPSMKYISYRLTLQRDSGQWLVNGMTSITNLDLTPQI; encoded by the coding sequence ATGGAAGATCAGCGACCTGGCTCAGGTGATCTGAGCGACGAGTCCCCCCGCGTCCCGCAGGGGAAGCGGCAACGGGCAGCCGCGGCACCGGCCGAGGAGACCGTCCCCGAAACCGAAACCGAAACCGAAACCGCACCCGACCCCGACGAACCGGTGGTGCTCGTCGAGCGCAGGCCCCCGGGCCGTCGCGCGGGCATCGTGATCGGGATCGCCGCGGCACTGTTCGTCGCGGCGGGCGGCTTCGCCGGCGCCATGGCCCAGCCCTACATCGCCGAGCGTGCCACGGTGCACACCAAGCTCCAGATCGCCCGGACCGCCGCGGACGCCATCACCACGCTGTGGACCTACACCCCGGACAACATGGACCAGCTGGCCAACCGGTCGGCGCGCTACCTCGCCGGGGACTTCCAGGCCGAGTACCGCAAGTACATCGACGCGATCGTGCCGACCAACAAGCAGGCGCAGGTCACCAACTCCACCGAGGTGGTGGGCGCCGCGGTCGAGAGCCTCGACGGCTCGGAGGCCACCGCGATCGTCTACACCAACTCCACCTCGACCAGCCCGCTGAGCAAGAACATCCCGTCGATGAAGTACATCTCGTATCGGCTGACGCTGCAGCGCGACTCGGGTCAGTGGCTGGTCAACGGGATGACCTCGATCACCAACCTGGATCTGACCCCCCAGATCTGA
- a CDS encoding mammalian cell entry protein, whose amino-acid sequence MSPRRNTEGTKAFAELAAPPPRTRILSLALTAAIALIVAAVAVSALVLFTHQQQHRESMRTVEALSHVRSFMTQFTSPDPFNANDYADGVLAQSTGKLAEDYQARINEIAVAVARSEPTVGEVLDAGVERWNADGSATVVVVTQTVTTMPDGARVENGNRWVVTTIQEGDQWKISDLAQVI is encoded by the coding sequence ATGAGTCCGCGCCGAAACACCGAGGGCACCAAGGCTTTCGCCGAGCTGGCGGCCCCGCCGCCGCGGACCCGCATCCTGTCGTTGGCCCTGACGGCGGCGATCGCGCTGATCGTCGCCGCGGTCGCGGTCAGCGCGCTGGTGCTGTTCACCCATCAACAGCAGCACCGTGAGTCCATGCGCACGGTCGAGGCGCTGAGCCATGTGCGCTCGTTCATGACGCAGTTCACCTCGCCGGATCCGTTCAACGCCAACGATTATGCCGACGGCGTGCTCGCGCAGTCGACCGGCAAGCTGGCCGAGGACTATCAGGCCCGCATCAACGAGATCGCCGTCGCGGTGGCACGCTCGGAGCCGACGGTCGGCGAGGTGCTCGATGCCGGCGTGGAACGGTGGAACGCCGACGGCAGCGCGACCGTCGTCGTCGTCACCCAGACCGTCACCACCATGCCTGACGGTGCCCGGGTGGAGAATGGCAACCGCTGGGTGGTCACGACGATTCAGGAAGGGGACCAATGGAAGATCAGCGACCTGGCTCAGGTGATCTGA